A single region of the Thermococcus zilligii AN1 genome encodes:
- a CDS encoding potassium channel family protein, giving the protein MEEWDEVEVPNNVKDIFVEMKNTAELMVDLAYSAALFKEKEMAEEVLELEEYLDILNYHLMVRAVLAASRSLKEAEKITSILQMAHSIDEISNAAADLAKMVLEEKIHPLITEVILESEETIGRVAVSPNSILVGKTLEELDLPTNTGVWPLAIRRGKRWIFDPEEDTKIMPGDIIIGRGTKTALEYLKEIARGVIKVMPNE; this is encoded by the coding sequence ATGGAAGAATGGGACGAAGTGGAGGTTCCAAACAACGTTAAGGACATCTTCGTTGAGATGAAAAATACCGCGGAGCTTATGGTTGATCTTGCTTATTCAGCCGCACTTTTTAAAGAGAAGGAGATGGCCGAAGAGGTTCTTGAGCTTGAGGAGTACCTGGACATCCTAAACTACCACCTGATGGTGAGGGCTGTTCTGGCGGCATCCAGAAGCCTGAAGGAAGCCGAAAAGATAACCTCTATCCTACAGATGGCCCACTCAATAGACGAAATCTCAAACGCCGCCGCAGATCTGGCGAAAATGGTTTTGGAAGAGAAAATTCATCCCCTTATAACCGAGGTCATCCTTGAAAGCGAGGAAACGATCGGAAGGGTGGCCGTTTCCCCGAACTCGATTCTCGTCGGAAAGACCCTGGAAGAACTCGATCTCCCAACCAACACCGGTGTCTGGCCACTCGCCATAAGAAGGGGAAAGAGGTGGATCTTCGACCCAGAGGAGGACACGAAGATAATGCCTGGAGATATAATCATCGGGCGTGGAACGAAAACGGCCCTGGAGTACCTCAAGGAGATAGCCAGGGGCGTCATCAAGGTGATGCCCAATGAATGA